The following coding sequences are from one Rhodobiaceae bacterium window:
- the ethR gene encoding HTH-type transcriptional regulator EthR, translating to MNTSAMARTPSPRVAQKQARARNSIIEAADELTKNRSVDDVSIKDITEAADVGQGTFYIHFKSKNEVLIPIMQADAAHLDSAMQAVLKKTEDPVGILATSGRIMGRYVTSDERWRWVLRNSSVPVEEMQRAFGQFRDRDYQKGHVSGDFIKLDSSITASFTFGGFVNVLVANLDSQEREHAIDQAIELVLRALGVNEKRAHQLATQKLPEIQLA from the coding sequence ATGAACACCTCAGCAATGGCCCGCACCCCCTCGCCTCGCGTCGCGCAAAAACAAGCCCGAGCACGAAACAGCATCATCGAAGCCGCAGATGAGCTGACGAAAAACCGGTCCGTTGACGACGTCTCGATCAAAGACATCACTGAAGCTGCTGATGTTGGTCAGGGCACGTTCTACATCCACTTCAAATCGAAGAACGAAGTGCTGATACCCATTATGCAGGCAGATGCCGCCCACCTAGACAGCGCTATGCAGGCGGTTCTGAAGAAAACGGAAGACCCCGTCGGCATCCTCGCAACATCAGGACGCATCATGGGTCGCTACGTGACGTCGGATGAGCGTTGGAGATGGGTCTTGAGAAACTCGAGCGTGCCCGTTGAGGAAATGCAGCGTGCCTTCGGACAATTTCGAGATCGCGACTACCAAAAAGGTCACGTCTCTGGCGATTTCATTAAGTTGGACTCATCGATCACCGCGAGCTTCACCTTCGGTGGTTTCGTCAATGTGCTAGTTGCGAACTTGGATTCTCAAGAACGCGAACATGCCATCGATCAGGCAATTGAACTCGTATTACGTGCTCTTGGCGTAAACGAAAAAAGGGCACACCAGCTCGCCACTCAGAAACTTCCGGAAATTCAACTCGCCTAA
- the mhpA gene encoding 3-(3-hydroxy-phenyl)propionate/3-hydroxycinnamic acid hydroxylase produces the protein MENQGFDVVIVGLGPVGSAAAIQFASAGLQVAVVERDPEIYQLPRAVMMDGEIVRGFQRIGLGDDLASLLQPTREGERAGFSNSNREWLFGQDFVSFASNGWAPINMFHQPEVDGYLRENAIAHANVTAFLGEEATAIENGADQVMVALRNAETGDTSEVTASYLLGCDGANSFIRKTMGVGWDDLGYDHDWLVVDIEAKPGHTLTHSTVQVCDPDRLATYVCTKDPYRRWEFKLNDGETREEMLNPERIQELLDPWTPRDTYSILRTAVYQFHAAVADTWRVGRVLIAGDAAHQTPPFLGQGMNAGMRDVFNLAWKLPLVVSGAAPQSLLDTYQNERGAHATDLVQWAVSIGHLMEHLAATEKAEREGSAPPEMPEALEQSGYGQGRDAPPLRAGVVHMPQVSDTGSTGYLFRQPLVRNGSGKEFLLDEALGGGFALVTKGEGPISPASQNLLGQLGVQLASLDGLEVVKGSFDPLFENATAAIVRPDRHVFGHTDESTSLDDLIGELGAKLGLR, from the coding sequence ATGGAAAATCAAGGGTTTGACGTCGTGATTGTGGGGCTTGGTCCTGTAGGAAGTGCTGCTGCTATCCAGTTTGCTTCGGCGGGGCTTCAGGTGGCGGTTGTTGAGCGCGATCCGGAGATTTACCAGCTTCCGAGAGCCGTCATGATGGATGGTGAAATCGTTCGTGGATTCCAGCGCATCGGCTTGGGCGATGATCTCGCTTCACTGCTTCAGCCCACGCGGGAGGGAGAGCGTGCTGGTTTCAGCAATTCCAACCGCGAATGGTTGTTTGGTCAGGATTTTGTCTCCTTTGCTTCCAATGGCTGGGCACCCATCAATATGTTCCATCAGCCAGAAGTAGACGGCTATCTGCGCGAGAACGCGATCGCACATGCAAATGTGACCGCATTCCTCGGTGAGGAAGCGACGGCGATTGAAAATGGTGCGGACCAAGTGATGGTCGCCCTGCGCAATGCTGAAACAGGCGACACGTCAGAAGTAACAGCGTCCTATCTCCTTGGCTGTGATGGTGCCAACAGCTTCATTCGCAAAACGATGGGCGTTGGGTGGGATGACCTTGGCTACGATCATGATTGGCTGGTGGTCGACATAGAAGCAAAACCCGGTCACACACTGACCCACTCAACTGTCCAGGTCTGCGATCCAGACCGGCTCGCGACCTATGTCTGCACAAAGGACCCGTATCGTCGTTGGGAATTTAAACTCAATGACGGTGAAACCCGTGAGGAAATGCTGAATCCAGAACGAATTCAGGAACTCCTGGATCCTTGGACGCCACGTGACACCTATTCCATCTTGCGCACAGCGGTATATCAGTTCCATGCGGCGGTAGCAGACACGTGGCGGGTTGGCCGTGTGTTGATTGCCGGGGATGCGGCGCATCAAACGCCTCCCTTCCTGGGTCAGGGTATGAATGCCGGGATGCGGGATGTCTTCAATCTTGCGTGGAAACTGCCGCTTGTTGTGTCTGGCGCGGCTCCGCAGTCCTTGTTGGATACGTATCAGAATGAGCGCGGGGCCCATGCAACAGACCTGGTGCAGTGGGCTGTGTCGATTGGGCATTTGATGGAGCACCTGGCGGCGACGGAAAAGGCTGAGCGTGAGGGTTCGGCCCCGCCGGAGATGCCAGAGGCGCTTGAGCAATCTGGATATGGACAGGGACGGGACGCGCCACCCCTGCGCGCAGGTGTCGTCCATATGCCACAGGTGAGTGATACCGGGTCGACGGGATACCTTTTCAGGCAACCGCTCGTACGCAATGGTTCGGGTAAAGAGTTCCTGCTCGACGAAGCATTGGGCGGCGGGTTCGCGCTGGTGACAAAAGGGGAGGGCCCAATCTCACCGGCGTCGCAAAACCTTCTCGGCCAGCTTGGTGTTCAGTTGGCTTCTCTTGATGGCCTGGAGGTTGTTAAGGGGAGTTTTGACCCGCTTTTTGAGAATGCGACCGCTGCTATTGTTCGGCCTGACCGGCATGTTTTTGGTCACACAGATGAAAGCACATCACTTGATGATCTGATTGGTGAACTCGGTGCCAAACTGGGCCTGCGATAG
- a CDS encoding DNA-binding transcriptional regulator AraC has product MMELHLFLFAIDVVAFITISLVGINFLVSQPKNFNARLLTLICFNTACYIIFTRYIYSNLIPSPYQVDPGGLLIPMRLVMNLTPGLFMILAHSLFQDGQKFPRWLLAAFALQILLEEPIPLALSIDVALGDFLFETTPALLQLVFTCLAMAWTIENWRADMVEERRILRVAFLLIVGITIIFSVLARVLIPLGFVTPLATHLSSAILCALMGVMGIFAALRRGTHFFTEPGKPLPVPNVPTPEDVLSERDVATIRDAFEKNHIHREGGLSIGSLAAKLAIPEYRLRKIIHKKLGYRNFNALVHNYRIQEAAKRLVSSDERHLPILTIALSVGYQSINPFNRAFRELKDMSPSEYRTQHSLNNPD; this is encoded by the coding sequence ATGATGGAATTACATCTCTTCCTATTTGCGATCGACGTTGTCGCCTTCATCACTATCTCCCTGGTGGGAATAAACTTCCTCGTCTCACAGCCAAAAAATTTCAACGCGAGATTGTTGACGCTCATCTGCTTCAACACAGCGTGCTACATCATATTTACCCGATATATTTATTCGAATCTGATCCCCAGCCCTTACCAGGTCGACCCCGGCGGTCTTCTCATCCCCATGCGTCTCGTGATGAATCTCACGCCAGGGCTTTTCATGATCCTCGCCCATTCTCTGTTCCAAGATGGCCAAAAATTCCCACGCTGGCTTCTTGCTGCGTTTGCCCTGCAAATCTTACTTGAAGAACCAATCCCGCTGGCTTTGTCGATTGATGTTGCACTCGGCGATTTTCTTTTCGAGACGACACCCGCGCTTCTACAGCTTGTGTTCACCTGTCTCGCAATGGCCTGGACAATCGAAAACTGGCGAGCAGATATGGTTGAAGAGCGCAGAATATTGCGCGTAGCTTTTCTTTTGATCGTCGGGATCACCATCATTTTTTCCGTGCTCGCGCGAGTTTTAATCCCGCTCGGATTTGTCACACCGCTAGCGACCCACCTATCGTCTGCCATTCTGTGCGCACTCATGGGGGTCATGGGAATATTCGCCGCCCTTCGCAGGGGGACACACTTCTTCACCGAGCCAGGAAAACCGCTACCAGTACCAAACGTCCCCACCCCGGAAGATGTTCTGTCTGAGCGGGATGTTGCGACCATCCGTGATGCGTTCGAGAAGAACCATATTCACCGCGAAGGTGGCCTCTCTATTGGCTCTTTGGCAGCCAAATTGGCGATCCCGGAATATCGTCTCCGCAAGATCATTCATAAAAAGCTGGGATACCGAAACTTCAACGCCCTCGTTCACAATTATCGGATCCAGGAAGCAGCGAAGCGCCTGGTCTCTTCAGACGAGCGCCATCTCCCCATCCTCACCATCGCACTCTCTGTCGGTTATCAGTCCATCAACCCGTTCAACCGGGCCTTCCGCGAGCTCAAAGATATGAGCCCATCGGAATATCGAACACAACACAGTTTGAACAATCCCGACTGA